A part of Aspergillus oryzae RIB40 DNA, chromosome 7 genomic DNA contains:
- a CDS encoding RING-H2 finger protein (predicted E3 ubiquitin ligase) translates to MSPSTLPQLDEHRIMQPPAESADGNIPFNISRQRRRSDSEYVRHRDLGAGAIRRNGVVEPDNAPSPAGRSWLIYVVGTNLSENHPAFATPSLFTDNPTYEDMILLSSLLGPVKPPVATQEDLTSAGGVYRVVEYSGSLVAEALDGAGAIQIPNGDRCLICLGDYEAAEELRQLTKCAHVFHRDCIDQWLTTGRNSCPLCRGQGVAETSNADRTPENTSSA, encoded by the exons ATGTCCCCAAGCACCTTGCCGCAACTGGACGAGCACCGGATTATGCAGCCTCCAGCTGAATCTGCTGATGGTAACATTCCATTCAACATATCTCGCCAGCGACGTCGTAGTGATTCTGAGTATGTCCGCCATCGTGACCTAGGCGCTGGTGCGATTAGGCGTAATGGTGTTGTCGAACCGGATAATGCTCCCTCTCCTGCCGGTAGAAGCTGGTTGATCTATGTCGTGGGAACAAACCTTTCGGAAAATCACCCTGCGTTTGCGACACCAAGTCTCTTCACCGAT AACCCAACATATGAAGACATGATTCTACTCTCGTCTCTCCTCGGTCCAGTGAAGCCTCCAGTTGCCACCCAAGAGGACCTCACTTCGGCTGGTGGAGTATACCGTGTTGTGGAATATAGTGGCTCTCTTGTTGCGGAAGCTTTGGATGGTGCTGGCGCCATTCAAATTCCCAACGGGGATCGATGCTTGATCTGTCTCGGCGATTACGAGGCTGCGGAAGAGCTCCGGCAATTGACCAAATGCGCGCATGTATTCCACCGAGATTGTATAGATCAG TGGTTGACAACTGGTCGCAACTCTTGCCCTCTATGCAGAGGTCAGGGCGTAGCCGAGACATCGAATGCAGATCGCACTCCAGAGAACACGTCATCTGCTTGA
- a CDS encoding phosphoribosylglycinamide formyltransferase (5'-phosphoribosylglycinamide formyltransferase), giving the protein MDAPIRLTVLISGNGSNLQTVIDQTAAGELSVNIVRVLSNRKDAFGLERARRADIPIHYHNLVRYKKQHPATPEGIQAAREEYDAELARLVLADSPEMVACLGFMHVLSPRFLEPLERAKVKIINLHPALPGAFNGAVCSLSSPCCILPDYVY; this is encoded by the coding sequence ATGGATGCACCGATTCGACTCACTGTATTGATATCAGGCAATGGCTCAAACCTCCAGACCGTAATCGACCAGACAGCCGCGGGGGAACTTTCGGTGAACATTGTCCGAGTTTTATCGAACCGCAAAGACGCATTCGGACTCGAGCGTGCCCGACGTGCGGATATTCCTATACACTACCACAACCTTGTGAGATATAAGAAGCAGCACCCTGCGACACCAGAGGGTATCCAGGCGGCTCGGGAGGAATATGATGCGGAGCTGGCGAGGTTGGTCCTTGCTGACAGTCCGGAAATGGTAGCTTGTCTGGGATTTATGCATGTGCTGTCCCCGAGGTTCTTGGAGCCATTGGAAAGGGCTAAGGTTAAGATTATTAACCTTCACCCTGCGTTGCCGGGGGCATTTAATGGAGCGGTATGTTCTCTATCCTCCCCTTGTTGCATTCTTCCCGACTACGTCTATTAA
- a CDS encoding uncharacterized protein (predicted protein) — translation MALKLLRKSLASSEEHSEATLITVLVLTTFEEFVGDWVNLIDHHQAAHALMRELLSPKSIITNELHGQIFPWYARFDVVAGILAGNEMVLGREWYIAKEDYDAQQATKYPGNADKQLNLAASINRRFGLEMASLYAKLSRGMIPIDEFIIQNDQLGQTLERMREILEKFHNSEYAVWQYPDRQPLTEDDIVDPYIPGGMYRGPLWDVNVAWIDYYSTKTMFKYQSLLSVRQSSPSELQHLALEQCRLIEAIERWPEKENGYMFTYKNSIGMACLFAPKDSKHAMWGRKRLALLERNG, via the exons ATGGCTTTGAAATTGTTGCGGAAATCGTTAGCGTCGAGCGAAGAGCACTCGGAGGCGACACTGATCACCGTTTTGGTTCTCACAACCTTCGAA GAATTCGTCGGTGACTGGGTGAACCTGATCGACCACCACCAAGCTGCCCATGCACTGATGCGCGAGCTCTTGAGCCCCAAATCCATTATCACAAACGAGCTCCATGGTCAGATATTTCCTTGGTACGCTCGATTTGACGTGGTGGCGGGAATATTGGCCGGAAATGAAATGGTCCTGGGCCGGGAGTGGTACATCGCGAAAGAAGACTACGATGCTCAACAGGCCACCAAATACCCAGGGAACGCAGACAAGCAGCTTAACTTAGCCGCGTCGATTAATCGTCGCTTCGGGCTAGAAATGGCGTCGTTGTATGCCAAACTGTCGCGTGGGATGATTCCTATTGACGAATTTATCATTCAAAACGACCAACTGGGTCAGACCCTCGAAAGAATGCGGGAAATCCTGGAGAAGTTCCACAATTCGGAGTACGCTGTCTGGCAGTACCCAGACAGACAACCTTTGACGGAGGATGACATTGTTGACCCTTATATCCCTGGCGGCATGTATCGGGGCCCACTGTGGGATGTGAATGTGGCGTGGATTGATTACTATTCCACTAAAACCATGTTTAAGTATCAATCCCTGCTCTCTGTGAGACAATCGTCGCCATCAGAGTTGCAACACTTGGCTCTGGAGCAGTGTCGACTGATCGAGGCCATCGAGAGGTGgccggagaaggaaaatggatATATGTTTACTTATAAGAACAGTATTGGGATGGCGTGTTTGTTTGCCCCTAAAGACAGTAAACATGCCATGTGGGGCCGAAAAAGGCTTGCGCTGTTGGAGCGTAACGGGTAA
- a CDS encoding ATP-dependent 3'-5' DNA helicase (predicted ATP-dependent RNA helicase) translates to MTGAKPQTNRSNSVSKRKKSSVEDSPLDQDGASTTITPEQPTKAKRRKKAQGLTPPDSSTTSTADNVSDTPKGNPASKKTAKKGPKPKVTAPPKRTPSAPWPDPFKKLSHTHRALNIVYTFCCTRKHFATTFENIKKAVQAQMGEELTVEEIARVRVLVPRAVRFEYVDEAKLEVMTVGDKEMAETYGRHGRYELDNGGDGNLEPPSQTKALLFEFIDGDLKRENQRSKPGEDTKPMRKLKDEDLKMPVYSQKQMLALIEKRNKKFSDAVDAFLVQCEDDGSDPVEKLERDKDAWVPVLPDDGDAVPVRKAPPQQIPKERKSMSEIIADIREMDWYTAQIVPEGHRVIDAQPAIHGELAFKLSQNLVNALYNTRGITQFYSHQAEAINHLYEGHNVIVSTSTSSGKSLIYQVPMLHELENDHDSRGLYIFPTKALAQDQRRSMKDLLQYMEGLQHTMVETFDGDTPMENRNIIRDEARIIFTNPDMLHITVLPQESAWRTFLKNLKFVVVDELHVYNGLFGSHVAFVMRRLRRICAAVGNRHVRFISCSATVANPEDHMKAIFGVEDVKLIDFDGSPSGRKEFICWNTPFKDPGDPTSGRGDSVAETARLFCQLILRGARVIAFCRIRKLCEVLLQAVRAEFQNLDRPEIGNLVMGYRGGYSPQDRRKIEKEMFEGKLMGIVATNALELGVDIGSLDAVITLGFPYSISNLRQQSGRAGRRNKDSLSVLVGDRYPTDQYYMKNPEELFTKPNCELQVDLANELILEGHIQCAAFEMPIRPNEDSIYFGQQLPEFAATRLTKDALGFYHCHERFRPQPSRCVSIRDTEDQHFAVIDTTNARNIVLEEVEASRAFFTIYEGGIFLHQGQTYLVKELNPDSRFARVVRVHVDWNTMQRDYTDIDPIETDTIRQISPTTTSRAFYGAVRIHAVVYGFFKIDKRGRVLDAVAVDNPPIDILTKGMWLDVPKRALEILESRHLNIAAAIHAAEHAVLSLLPTFVISSPGDVRTECKVAKKELGKNLRVAVEARSREKENIQNILRPPARQRPARLTFYDAKGGSCGSGIAGKAFEFVDVLLRRAVARIEACQCITPKGCIECVCDERCKEMNEVMSKAGAGVVLRCLLGWEVDVDSLPWGEDVNGEDGLGELAGGLETVVPAQEVRVRS, encoded by the coding sequence ATGACCGGTGCCAAACCTCAGACAAACCGTTCCAACTCGGTatcaaagaggaagaaatcATCTGTCGAAGATAGCCCCCTAGACCAAGATGGCGCATCAACAACCATAACCCCAGAACAACCAACCAAAGCCAAGCGACGCAAAAAAGCCCAGGGTCTAACTCCTCCAgactcatcaacaacatccacagCCGACAATGTCTCTGACACACCCAAAGGAAACCCGGCATCCAAGAAGACCGCAAAAAAGGGTCCCAAACCTAAAGTAACGGCGCCACCAAAACGCACTCCATCTGCACCATGGCCAGACCCATTCAAGAAACTGTCACATACGCACCGCGCCCTGAATATAGTATACACGTTCTGCTGTACGCGGAAGCACTTCGCCACGACGTTTGAGAATATCAAGAAGGCGGTTCAGGCGCAGATGGGCGAGGAATTGACGGTTGAGGAGATTGCGCGGGTGAGGGTTCTTGTACCGCGGGCAGTACGGTTTGAGTATGTTGATGAGGCGAAGTTGGAAGTGATGACAGTCGGGGATAAGGAGATGGCGGAGACTTATGGTCGACATGGGAGGTATGAGCTTGATAACGGTGGCGATGGTAATTTGGAGCCACCTTCACAGACTAAGGCTCTGTTATTCGAGTTCATAGATGGTGATttgaaaagggaaaatcaaCGATCCAAGCCCGGGGAGGACACAAAACCCATGCGCAAgttgaaggatgaagatctgAAAATGCCAGTCTACAGTCAGAAGCAGATGCTCGCCTTAATCGAGAAGCGGAATAAAAAGTTCTCAGACGCGGTTGATGCTTTCTTAGTACAgtgtgaagatgatggttcTGATCCAGTTGAGAAACTCGAACGGGACAAGGATGCTTGGGTTCCTGTGCTTCccgatgatggagatgcagTTCCTGTAAGGAAAGCTCCGCCACAGCAGATTCCCAAGGAACGCAAATCCATGTCAGAGATTATTGCGGATATCCGTGAGATGGATTGGTATACAGCACAGATCGTGCCAGAGGGCCATAGGGTGATCGATGCTCAGCCTGCTATTCACGGAGAGTTGGCGTTTAAACTTTCCCAGAATCTCGTCAATGCCTTGTATAACACACGGGGTATTACGCAGTTCTATTCTCACCAGGCGGAAGCAATCAATCATCTGTACGAGGGGCACAACGTCATTGTTTCTACCTCTACCAGTTCTGGTAAATCGTTGATATACCAGGTTCCGATGTTACATGAGCTGGAAAATGATCATGATAGCCGGGGGTTGTATATATTTCCCACGAAGGCATTGGCCCAGGACCAGAGACGCAGTATGAAAGATCTACTGCAGTACATGGAGGGTTTGCAACATACCATGGTCGAAACATTCGATGGCGACACACCAATGGAGAACCGTAATATAATTCGTGACGAGGCGCGAATCATTTTTACGAACCCAGATATGCTACATATCACAGTCTTACCGCAGGAGAGCGCCTGGCGTACATTCCTTAAAAACCTGAAATTTGTCGTGGTCGACGAACTACACGTCTATAACGGTTTATTCGGATCCCATGTTGCGTTCGTCATGCGGCGACTACGCAGGATATGTGCAGCTGTAGGGAACCGCCATGTCCGGTTTATCTCATGCTCAGCTACCGTGGCAAACCCGGAAGACCACATGAAGGCAATCTTCGGCGTCGAAGACGTCAAACTAATAGACTTTGACGGCTCCCCCTCTGGCCGAAAAGAGTTCATATGCTGGAACACACCCTTCAAAGACCCCGGCGACCCTACTTCAGGACGTGGAGACAGCGTCGCTGAAACCGCACGACTGTTCTGCCAGCTAATTCTGAGGGGCGCAAGAGTGATAGCATTCTGTAGGATACGAAAGCTGTGCGAAGTCCTATTACAGGCCGTGCGTGCCGAGTTCCAAAACCTCGACAGACCAGAGATCGGTAACTTGGTCATGGGCTATCGAGGCGGATATAGTCCCCAAGATCGACGGAAAATCGAAAAGGAGATGTTCGAGGGCAAGCTAATGGGGATCGTGGCAACCAATGCCCTCGAGCTGGGCGTCGATATCGGCTCTCTGGATGCTGTCATCACGCTCGGCTTCCCGTATTCCATCTCCAACCTACGCCAACAGAGCGGCCGGGCCGGACGCAGGAACAAGGATTCTCTCTCCGTGCTCGTCGGAGACAGATACCCCACAGACCAATACTACATGAAAAACCCAGAAGAACTCTTCACCAAACCCAACTGCGAGCTGCAGGTAGATCTAGCCAACGAACTCATCCTCGAAGGCCACATCCAATGCGCCGCATTCGAGATGCCCATCCGCCCCAACGAAGACAGCATCTACTTCGGCCAACAACTCCCCGAATTCGCCGCCACACGCCTCACAAAAGACGCCCTAGGCTTCTACCACTGCCACGAACGATTCCGTCCACAACCATCCCGCTGCGTCTCCATCCGCGACACCGAAGACCAGCACTTCGCCGTCATCGACACAACCAACGCCCGAAACATCGTcctcgaagaagtcgaagccTCGCGCGCATTCTTCACCATCTACGAAGGCggcatcttcctccaccagggCCAAACCTACCTCGTCAAGGAACTCAACCCAGACAGCCGGTTTGCGCGCGTCGTCCGCGTCCACGTCGACTGGAACACCATGCAACGCGATTACACAGACATCGACCCCATCGAAACCGACACCATCCGACAGATCAGCCCGACGACGACCTCGCGCGCCTTCTACGGCGCCGTGCGCATCCACGCCGTCGTCTacggcttcttcaagatcgatAAACGGGGCCGCGTCCTCGACGCCGTGGCGGTTGATAACCCGCCCATTGACATCCTTACAAAAGGCATGTGGCTCGATGTGCCTAAACGGGCTCTCGAAATTCTCGAATCAAGACACCTCAACATCGCTGCTGCCATACATGCTGCCGAACACGCCGTCCTCTCTCTACTCCCTACATTCGTCATATCCTCTCCGGGCGACGTGCGAACAGAATGCAAAGTCGCGAAGAAGGAGCTAGGCAAGAATCTACGAGTCGCCGTCGAGGCCCGAAGtagggagaaagagaatattcaGAATATCCTGCGACCTCCGGCTCGCCAACGACCCGCACGGTTAACTTTCTACGACGCGAAGGGCGGGTCTTGCGGGTCTGGGATCGCAGGGAAAGCGTTCGAGTTCGTCGATGTACTTCTTCGACGTGCGGTGGCGAGGATCGAGGCTTGTCAGTGTATTACGCCGAAGGGGTGTATTGAGTGTGTTTGCGATGAACGGTGCAAGGAGATGAATGAGGTGATGAGTAAAGCTGGGGCGGGGGTGGTGTTAAGGTGTTTACTTGGTTGGGAGGTCGATGTTGATTCTTTGCCGTGGGGTGAAGATGTGAATGGGGAGGACGGGTTGGGGGAATTGGCGGGTGGATTGGAGACGGTTGTACCAGCTCAGGAGGTGAGGGTTCGGTCTTGA
- a CDS encoding uncharacterized protein (predicted protein), translating to MATDSGDDVGVKDDARVDPMDTRATADDSQASDNDNAERPVRHKLKETSITSAPNASTTGASTEQQQDGENSRSSSRGRKRSFDEDQPENLDEENGHRRKRSRDSKAEEDENITSLNAPEAEGEQTQTTNIARKILSPKKKRSRDQLDKDEPKAESTVEDNKTSAENGASTTTAGEPEKKRHRDASQERGSAPLKSAFANTSAVSPFGSLGASKPKEETSKPVATSSSAFAASSLAAFASSEQSPFGAIGGSNTSVFKSATTTEATKPAATGFAGAASTSGFASLGSGFSGFSGGFGAAGLKGGLTSFAAPGGAGILGSSSKSKPFGAEEDEEEEEKEKEKEADTAPGEFEEDKTDERFFERPKDKKAARLIMRADGVLRVMLNTPLFKGMKVGDASGNEPKSKQIHLASLEEGRSVPTLLRGSVLRGQLPGYQCFGTWLSHIRALRFKR from the exons ATGGCCACTGACTcaggagatgatgttgggGTGAAGG ATGATGCCCGCGTGGACCCAATGGACACTAGAG CCACTGCGGATGATTCTCAAGCGTCCGATAACGACAACGCTGAGCGCCCTGTCCGTCACAAGCTAAAGGAGACATCCATCACCTCGGCCCCGAACGCTTCGACAACCGGCGCTTCCActgaacaacaacaagacgGTGAAAATAGCCGTTCGAGCAGCAGAGGTAGGAAGCGATCGTTCGACGAGGACCAACCCGAGAATCTAGACGAGGAAAACGGTCATAGGCGGAAGAGGTCACGCGACTCCAaggctgaggaggatgagaacaTTACTTCGTTAAACGCGCCCGAGGCAGAGGGTGAGCAGACACAGACCACGAACATCGCCAGAAAAATCCTGAgcccaaagaagaagagaagccGAGACCAACTGGATAAGGATGAGCCAAAGGCCGAAAGCACCGTCGAGGACAACAAGACCTCTGCAGAAAATGGCGCCTCCACGACAACTGCAGGGGAGCCTGAGAAGAAGCGACACAGGGACGCTTCCCAGGAAAGAGGATCGGCCCCTCTTAAGAGCGCATTTGCAAACACATCTGCTGTTTCGCCTTTCGGCTCGCTTGGTGCCTCGAAGCCCAAGGAAGAAACCTCGAAGCCGGTTGCCACATCCTCATCTGCATTCGCTGCTTCGAGCCTGGCCGCTTTTGCTAGCTCAGAGCAGTCACCTTTTGGCGCCATAGGAGGCTCCAACACATCCGTCTTTAAGTCGGCAACTACTACTGAAGCTACTAAACCAGCCGCTACCGGATTCGCGGGCGCTGCTAGCACCTCCGGTTTTGCATCTTTGGGTTCCGGATTCTCTGGGTTCAGCGGTGGATTTGGGGCTGCCGGTTTGAAGGGCGGTCTCACTAGCTTCGCTGCACCAGGGGGCGCCGGTATTCTCGGCAGTTCTAGCAAGAGTAAACCGTTTGGGGcagaagaggacgaagaagaagaagaaaaggagaaggagaaggaagccgaTACTGCTCCTGGAGAATTCGAGGAGGATAAGACAGATGAAAGGTTTTTTGAACGACCGA aggacaagaaggCTGCTCGCTTGATCATGCGCGCCGACGGTGTTCTACGTGTAATGCTAAACACACCCCTTTTCAAGGGCATGAAGGTTGGTGATGCGTCAGGCAACGAACCCAAGTCCAAGCAGATCCACCTCGCAAGTCTGGAAGAAGGCCGATCGGTTCCTACCTTACTGAGG GGATCAGTCCTCAGGGGACAACTACCCGGATACCAATGTTTTGGAACGTGGCTGTCGCACATAAGAGCCCTTCGGTTCAAAAGGTGA
- a CDS encoding Yip1 domain protein (uncharacterized conserved protein), with protein MASVSHTHPHGDLRDDESILDDDVIEADDALDADDPLHDTDTTPLRGNIQAEASSSRGGNLSGNYLTSSIPGEDRRAAQNTIDETVWETVSRDLLAVWEKMRQVLWPKYLMGGMLQRGGGGIGGAAERGEATGFGSGGGLRNLVGRWPDADTVLQGGMSEGLRDWDLWGPLIFCLLLSFFLAMRAKGDQSDLVFSGVFCIVWIGEAVVTLQIKLLGGNISFFQSVCIIGYTLFPLVIAALLSALGLPTIARIPVYLVLIAWSLAAGISILGGSGVLKNRVGIAVYPLFVFYIAIGCLCFIS; from the exons ATGGCCAGCGTATCACATACTCACCCGCACGGGGATCTACGCGATGACGAATCaattcttgatgatgatgttatTGAAGCCGATGACG CTCTCGACGCTGATGACCCGTTACACGATACCGATACCACTCCTTTGAGAGGCAATATTCAAGCCGAGGCATCGAGCTCTCGAGGCGGAAATCTTTCCGGCAATTATCTGACCTCTTCAATCCCCGGCGAGGACCGCCGCGCCGCTCAGAACACCATCGATGAAACGGTCTGGGAAACGGTGTCGCGCGACCTACTGGCAGtctgggagaagatgcgCCAGGTTCTGTGGCCCAAATACCTGATGGGTGGGATGCTGCAGcggggtggaggaggcatTGGCGGTGCGGCCGAACGAGGAGAGGCCACTGGGTTTGGTAGCGGTGGTGGTCTGAGGAATCTCGTGGGCCGCTGGCCGGACGCCGATACTGTCTTGCAAGGCGGAATGAGTGAAGGTCTACGTGACTGGGATCTCTG GGGACCGCTCATTTTCTGCTTGCTTTTGAGCTTTTTCCTGGCAATGCGCGCAAAGGGAGACCAGTCAGATCTGGTCTTCTCCGGTGTGTTCTGTATCGTGTGGATTGGAGAAGCGGTTGTGACTCTACAGATCAAGCTGCTGGGTGGGAATAT ATCCTTCTTCCAGTCCGTCTGCATCATCGGCTATACGCTCTTCCCTCTCGTCATTGCTGCCCTTCTCAGTGCGCTTGGCCTGCCGACTATTGCGCGGATACCGGTATATCTTGTCTTGATTGCATGGTCTTTGGCGGCGGGTATCAGCATTCTTGGCGGATCCGGAGTGCTCAAGAATCGGGTCGGTATCGCAGTATACCCATTGTTTGTGTTCTACATTGCGATCGGTTGTCTCTGCTTCATCAGTTAA
- a CDS encoding uncharacterized protein (predicted protein) — protein MRHSQVEKILARKAQGVKEGKRIWSDIIYRWKKGQLEIDNLLVSAMANLLMEASTDRGCYDVFALIHQVTGIPILAKEPSDPSSKIQKKSRGIDLEEDVPFVDDSEKLYRPVEAEPEEVEQDGEEETFENVFDPIVSPGTSSPSYISVGNRELSLILEACLSMTQEFGIGAGKAYWQHLTLEDTDYKIEPDGGTYHQYLRLLRLGHSSRLALDVIRNQMVPAQMTEGRSFRIAFACCLRDRKNINVFKNANGLLHLMETSLVLPFPQALGAYLDLVRILGDRPQLLMSLSGIDGNGKRPAGGLSALGQQLRLNLQTTALEALRPCIAKLDKAMEQGLVSPVPVEGRGIRSNSSNEHAVSGKEALKVLATVRGLIDDILMPANSKLLSKETRAQLKKESRDLRRYSNAKITNKYKDSLVSPTSEQVLAYKDQQVAEGSLDVD, from the coding sequence ATGAGACACTCTCAGGTGGAGAAAATTCTTGCGAGAAAGGCCCAGGGTGTCAAAGAAGGCAAGCGGATATGGTCCGATATTATTTATCGATGGAAGAAGGGGCAGCTCGAAATAGACAACCTCCTTGTGAGCGCGATGGCTAATCTGCTCATGGAAGCATCTACTGACCGGGGTTGCTACGACGTATTCGCGTTGATTCACCAAGTCACTGGAATTCCAATTCTCGCTAAAGAGCCGTCGGATCCCTCTTCgaaaatacaaaagaagAGTAGAGGAATCGACTTAGAGGAAGATGTTCCGTTCGTCGATGATAGCGAAAAGTTGTATCGACCAGTAGAGGCTGAGCCAGAGGAAGTCGAAcaagatggggaagaagaaacatttGAAAACGTTTTTGACCCTATCGTTAGCCCGGGAACATCCTCGCCTTCTTATATTTCTGTGGGAAATAGGGAACTTTCACTGATTCTGGAGGCTTGCTTAAGTATGACTCAAGAATTTGGAATTGGTGCTGGAAAAGCTTACTGGCAACACCTTACCCTGGAAGACACTGACTACAAGATCGAGCCAGATGGGGGTACATACCATCAATACCTCCGACTTTTACGGCTTGGCCATTCCAGCCGTCTTGCCCTTGACGTGATACGCAACCAGATGGTGCCCGCCCAAATGACGGAAGGGCGGTCTTTCCGGATCGCATTTGCGTGCTGTCTTCGTGATCGCAAAAATATCAACGTTTTCAAGAATGCCAATGGGCTCCTTCATCTCATGGAGACATCACTTgtgcttcctttccctcagGCATTAGGAGCTTACCTCGACCTGGTCCGCATCTTGGGTGATAGGCCCCAGCTTCTTATGTCATTGAGCGGTATTGATGGGAATGGAAAACGGCCGGCCGGTGGTCTGAGTGCTCTGGGTCAGCAGCTGCGCCTTAATTTACAGACAACCGCTCTTGAAGCTCTGCGTCCTTGCATTGCCAAACTCGATAAAGCTATGGAGCAAGGCCTAGTATCTCCAGTCCCGGTCGAAGGCCGCGGTATTCGCTCTAATAGCTCTAATGAGCATGCCGTCTCCGGAAAGGAAGCTCTTAAGGTATTAGCTACGGTGAGGGGTTTAATAGACGATATCTTGATGCCAGCGAACTCCAAGCTACTCTCCAAAGAAACCCGCGCCCAactcaagaaagaatcacGAGATTTAAGGAGGTACTCAAACGCTAAGATTACCAACAAGTACAAGGATTCTTTAGTTTCTCCGACTTCTGAACAGGTTCTGGCATACAAAGATCAGCAAGTTGCTGAGGGTTCCTTGGATGTTGACTAA
- a CDS encoding uncharacterized protein (predicted protein), whose translation MLRCTNASALRTGVKSCPLTRLSLGSRWSRGVSGGARAISLSYPAPRGIAPGQISAWRLPVGARRYSTNSEVTHSRGSEPLSGTEGIEDPESVDVSEELDDSEPLVASEGLEDTLLEPEPSLKSRQGITRDDLLLSIAKAGTSPKTREELDGTMPVKVSGKVVEMELKWLKDPRALSDRVGRLLKADDVLLAVALVRTAQREHMECTVAWNHLMEYCMEKNNPKAALKFYNELMAGRWRAS comes from the exons ATGCTTCGCTGCACCAATGCTAGTGCTCTGCGGACGGGCGTTAAGAGCTGTCCGTTGACGAGATTATCTCTCGGCTCGAGATGGTCTCGAGGTGTTTCGGGAGGCGCTAGGGCGATTTCTCTCTCGTATCCTGCTCCGAGAGGCATTGCGCCGGGACAAATTAGTGCTTGGAGGTTACCTGTTGGCGCAAGACGATACTCTACAAATTCTGAAGTTACACATTCTAGGGGTTCGGAACCTCTTTCTGGGACAGAAGGGATTGAAGATCCAGAATCCGTTGATGTGAGTGAAGAGCTTGATGATTCGGAACCTCTCGTTGCGAGTGAAGGGCTTGAAGATACGCTTCTGGAGCCCGAACCGTCGCTGAAAAGCAGACAAGGAATCACACGCGATGACCTTCTGCTCTCGATTGCGAAGGCGGGCACTTCGCCGAAAACTCGGGAGGAGTTGGACGGGACCATGCCGGTCAAAGTTTCCGGGAAAGTTGTCGAAATGGAGTTGAAATGGTTGAAGGATCCTCGGGCGCTGTCCGACCGAGTCGGAAGACTTCTGAAGGCCGATGATGTGCTGTTGGCTGTGGCCTTGGTCCGCACGGCGCAGAGAGAGCATATGGAGTGTACGGTGGCTTGGAATCATCTCATGGAGTATTGTATGGAGAAAAATAACCCGAAGGCCGCGCTTAAGTTCTACAATGAG CTTATGGCGGGTCGCTGGCGAGCTTCCTGA